A single genomic interval of Pseudomonadota bacterium harbors:
- a CDS encoding ISAzo13 family transposase, whose translation LVSHEVIIELIGATTTQGGLKIQAALDERPYAKGIKVSNAELPTVQPTPDEFHGEWNYSIHPTPAR comes from the coding sequence ACTGGTGAGCCACGAGGTGATCATTGAGCTCATTGGGGCGACCACGACCCAAGGCGGGCTGAAAATCCAGGCGGCGTTGGATGAACGGCCTTATGCCAAAGGGATCAAAGTCAGCAATGCTGAATTGCCCACGGTCCAGCCCACGCCAGACGAATTCCACGGCGAATGGAACTACAGTATTCATCCCACACCAGCCCGATAA